The following coding sequences lie in one Megalodesulfovibrio gigas DSM 1382 = ATCC 19364 genomic window:
- a CDS encoding lytic murein transglycosylase has translation MASSLATLSAARGDVVRYDPEVVHRQPYHADAAAAGGVDRNAMIQIRTTLLPAAALALALLLAIAPACPAASKTAPKVVPRAVTQAPPHTTPRTASMWEPVIRRLVQGGLDAVWVAKVFARSEMSYDAEPMGRKLRELHRSLKGGVTVRKIQEGLFALGLSAETPDGKYGPAVRAAIESFQQSHGLPVNGLPNQDVVDALEAALVRAGKASPHPTVWTHGRVHAGVLTPTRLMEAREFHLAHFGTLQAMEQAYGVPGEMATAILTVETRHGRILGRDRAVVILASMALDGDPDRAALFFAKTKLTPTELHWLRETARIRGDWAFEELAALLRWCRAAGKDPFSFPSSPYGAVGWPQFMPSNIEKFGADGDGDGKVDLFVPEDAIHSIGRYFKGWGWQGKMDLGRRQQVVWRYNRSETYVNTVLGVAEHVARELRPEAIPPRSGRPAVVNNAPALQAALGAEQGANRRIELLPGNYVTAGRPLVLRGLQHVTLVGRGEVVLPGLHLERCQDVFLENITLRPARGATAAVTISGSSQITLQHVRMRGASTAGMLADGSATIRLVQCLVEGVQGPAVSAARSSGVLLARSVIRGVQGPAVLQGRSVDRLQVEACLLRENAASWLVDVDAVSREVSLVGCQLVDNAIPALQPGAGGVRAADNTVSGTPVAGMK, from the coding sequence CGCTGGCCCTTGCGCTGCTGTTGGCCATCGCGCCGGCATGCCCTGCCGCGTCCAAGACCGCGCCCAAGGTGGTTCCCCGGGCGGTGACCCAGGCTCCGCCCCACACCACTCCCCGGACGGCGAGCATGTGGGAGCCCGTCATCCGTCGTCTGGTTCAGGGCGGCCTGGATGCCGTCTGGGTGGCCAAGGTCTTTGCCCGGTCGGAAATGTCCTACGATGCCGAGCCTATGGGGAGAAAATTGCGGGAGTTGCACCGCTCCCTCAAGGGCGGTGTCACGGTGCGCAAGATCCAGGAAGGCCTGTTCGCCCTGGGCCTGAGCGCCGAGACGCCAGACGGCAAGTACGGCCCTGCTGTCCGGGCCGCCATCGAGTCCTTCCAGCAATCCCACGGCCTGCCCGTGAACGGCCTGCCCAACCAGGACGTGGTGGATGCCCTGGAGGCGGCGCTTGTCCGGGCCGGCAAGGCCTCGCCCCATCCCACGGTCTGGACGCATGGCCGCGTCCATGCCGGCGTGCTCACGCCGACCCGCCTCATGGAGGCCCGGGAATTCCACCTCGCCCATTTCGGTACCTTGCAGGCCATGGAACAGGCCTATGGCGTGCCGGGAGAGATGGCCACGGCCATCCTCACGGTGGAGACGCGCCACGGCCGCATCCTGGGCCGGGACAGAGCCGTGGTGATCCTGGCCAGCATGGCCCTGGACGGCGACCCTGACCGCGCCGCGCTGTTCTTTGCCAAAACAAAGCTCACCCCTACGGAATTGCATTGGCTCAGGGAAACGGCCAGAATCCGGGGGGACTGGGCCTTCGAGGAGCTGGCTGCGCTGTTGCGCTGGTGCCGGGCTGCGGGCAAGGATCCGTTTTCGTTTCCCAGCTCGCCGTATGGCGCGGTGGGGTGGCCGCAGTTCATGCCTTCCAATATCGAAAAATTCGGCGCAGACGGCGATGGCGACGGCAAAGTGGATCTGTTTGTCCCGGAAGACGCCATCCACTCCATCGGCAGGTATTTCAAGGGCTGGGGGTGGCAGGGAAAAATGGATCTCGGCCGCCGGCAGCAGGTGGTCTGGCGGTACAATCGCAGCGAAACCTATGTGAACACCGTGCTGGGCGTGGCCGAGCACGTGGCCCGGGAACTTCGGCCGGAGGCGATCCCTCCCCGCAGCGGCCGGCCGGCGGTGGTGAACAATGCGCCCGCCCTGCAGGCGGCCCTTGGCGCGGAGCAGGGAGCCAATCGCCGCATTGAGCTGCTGCCCGGCAATTACGTCACCGCAGGCAGGCCCCTGGTCCTGCGTGGGCTGCAGCACGTGACCCTCGTCGGCCGGGGCGAGGTGGTGCTGCCGGGCCTGCATCTGGAGCGTTGTCAGGATGTGTTCCTGGAGAATATCACCCTGCGGCCGGCCAGGGGGGCGACGGCGGCTGTGACCATCTCGGGTTCCAGCCAGATCACCCTGCAGCATGTGCGGATGCGGGGGGCGTCCACCGCCGGGATGCTGGCGGATGGATCTGCCACTATCCGGCTGGTGCAGTGTCTGGTGGAAGGCGTGCAGGGGCCGGCTGTGTCCGCGGCCCGATCCTCGGGCGTGCTGCTGGCCCGCAGCGTCATCCGTGGCGTGCAGGGGCCGGCCGTGCTGCAGGGGCGCAGCGTGGACCGGCTGCAGGTGGAAGCCTGCCTGCTGCGGGAGAACGCCGCGTCCTGGCTGGTGGATGTGGATGCGGTGTCCCGGGAGGTGAGTCTTGTCGGCTGTCAGCTGGTGGACAACGCCATCCCTGCGCTGCAGCCCGGGGCAGGGGGCGTGCGCGCCGCAGACAACACCGTTTCCGGCACACCCGTCGCCGGCATGAAGTAG
- a CDS encoding RrF2 family transcriptional regulator yields MKLSTRSRYGTRMVLDIAMHSQAGPVRISDISKRQGVSVKYLEKLIRPLKQAGFIKSKRGPRGGHVLSDLPERIAVGAVVRAMEGEMALTECAKDASVCPISGDCLTRKVWIEATRAMLDRLDAITFLDLMREAERAGGGVDRCLLPRES; encoded by the coding sequence ATGAAACTTTCCACACGCAGCCGCTATGGCACCCGGATGGTGCTGGATATCGCCATGCACAGCCAGGCGGGCCCGGTGCGCATTTCCGACATTTCCAAGCGGCAGGGTGTTTCCGTCAAATATCTGGAAAAACTGATCCGTCCCCTCAAGCAGGCCGGCTTTATCAAGAGCAAGCGCGGGCCGCGGGGCGGGCATGTGCTGTCTGACCTGCCCGAGCGCATTGCCGTGGGCGCGGTGGTGCGGGCCATGGAAGGGGAAATGGCCCTGACGGAATGCGCCAAGGATGCCAGCGTGTGCCCCATTTCCGGGGACTGTCTGACCCGCAAGGTCTGGATTGAGGCCACCCGGGCCATGCTGGACCGGCTGGACGCCATCACTTTCCTGGATCTGATGCGCGAGGCCGAGCGCGCCGGCGGCGGGGTGGACCGCTGCCTGCTGCCGCGGGAGTCATAG
- a CDS encoding universal stress protein, whose amino-acid sequence MKLLVAHDGSPQAGKALDMAATLAKNLQAEITVVTVTPDLTYPLDELPPELAQRLNDTVAGETQALLRAVAKQMEEAGHTVKTVSRTGRPADGIIAVAKEIGADMILVGSTGKQGASRLLLGSVSGSVAQHAPVSVLVVR is encoded by the coding sequence ATGAAACTGCTCGTGGCGCATGATGGCTCGCCGCAGGCGGGCAAGGCCCTGGACATGGCGGCAACCCTGGCAAAGAACCTCCAGGCCGAGATTACCGTGGTGACGGTGACGCCGGATCTCACCTACCCCCTGGACGAGCTGCCGCCCGAACTGGCGCAGCGGCTCAACGACACCGTGGCGGGGGAAACCCAGGCGCTGCTGCGCGCCGTGGCCAAGCAGATGGAAGAAGCTGGCCACACGGTAAAAACCGTGTCCCGCACGGGCCGGCCGGCAGACGGCATCATCGCCGTGGCCAAGGAAATCGGCGCAGACATGATCCTTGTGGGATCCACAGGCAAACAGGGGGCCAGCCGGCTGCTGCTGGGCTCGGTCTCTGGATCCGTGGCGCAGCACGCCCCCGTGAGCGTGCTTGTGGTCCGGTAA
- a CDS encoding FmdE family protein, with the protein MDIGQYTFQEFKEKAAAFHGYPAPGLLLGGYMVAWNKTLLPEGTIFDALVETPKCLPDAVQLLTLCSFGNGWMQVLNLGRYAVSLYDKYTGQGWRVYLDAEKLAAWPHMHSWLFKTKPKREQDSDALFAEIEAAGHTVCSAQPVQIPDRMRGHKHMGPVGVCPVCKEAYPMRDGGVCRGCQGEAIWERASIIPPAPLLTAVPVEQAVGKTALHDMTEVIPGESKGPAVQAGQVIGLEDVCRLQRMGRRNIYLQEHLPEVDGFVHEDAAAKAFAAALAGEHVTVAGEPREGKINLMAATAGVLAVDIPALERFNAIPNVACASRQHGTLLEAGKPFAACRAIPLYLTTDNVARALATVDEGPVFSIHPLRKAKAGVLVTGSEVFQGLVQDKFAPLLAHKMEALGGEVIASRIVPDDRQAIADGVRELLDAGIDLLLTTAGLSVDPDDVTRQGLVDAGLTDALYGAPVVPGNMVVIGRIGSVQVMGVPACALHAKTTAVDLLLPRLLAGLVPTRADLARMAEGGFCLQCRTCTFPKCPFGK; encoded by the coding sequence ATGGACATCGGACAGTACACCTTTCAGGAATTCAAGGAAAAAGCCGCCGCGTTCCACGGCTATCCCGCCCCTGGCCTGCTCCTGGGCGGCTACATGGTGGCCTGGAACAAGACCCTGCTCCCCGAAGGCACCATCTTCGACGCCCTGGTGGAAACGCCCAAATGCCTGCCCGATGCCGTGCAACTGCTCACCCTGTGCAGCTTCGGCAACGGCTGGATGCAGGTGCTGAACCTGGGCCGCTACGCCGTCTCCCTGTACGACAAATACACCGGCCAGGGCTGGCGGGTGTATCTGGATGCGGAGAAGCTGGCCGCGTGGCCCCACATGCACAGCTGGCTCTTCAAGACCAAACCCAAGCGCGAGCAAGACTCCGACGCCCTGTTTGCGGAAATCGAGGCTGCCGGCCACACCGTCTGCTCGGCCCAGCCGGTGCAGATTCCCGACCGCATGCGCGGCCACAAGCACATGGGCCCGGTGGGCGTGTGCCCCGTCTGCAAGGAGGCCTACCCCATGCGCGACGGCGGCGTGTGCCGCGGCTGCCAGGGCGAGGCCATCTGGGAACGCGCCTCCATCATCCCCCCGGCCCCCCTCCTCACCGCCGTGCCTGTGGAGCAGGCCGTGGGCAAGACGGCCCTGCACGACATGACCGAGGTCATCCCCGGCGAGTCCAAGGGGCCGGCCGTGCAGGCTGGTCAGGTCATCGGACTGGAGGACGTCTGCCGGCTGCAGCGCATGGGCCGGCGCAACATCTATCTGCAGGAACACCTGCCTGAGGTGGACGGCTTCGTCCACGAGGATGCCGCCGCCAAGGCCTTTGCCGCGGCCCTGGCCGGCGAGCACGTCACCGTGGCCGGCGAGCCGCGGGAAGGCAAAATCAACCTGATGGCCGCCACGGCCGGGGTGCTGGCCGTGGATATCCCGGCCCTGGAACGGTTCAACGCCATCCCCAACGTGGCCTGCGCCTCTCGCCAGCACGGCACCCTGCTGGAAGCCGGCAAGCCCTTTGCCGCCTGCCGGGCCATCCCCCTGTACCTGACCACGGACAATGTGGCCCGCGCCCTGGCCACGGTGGATGAAGGCCCGGTCTTCTCCATTCATCCCCTGCGCAAGGCCAAGGCCGGGGTGCTGGTGACAGGATCGGAAGTGTTCCAGGGACTGGTGCAGGACAAGTTCGCCCCCCTGCTGGCGCACAAGATGGAGGCCCTGGGCGGCGAGGTGATCGCCTCCCGCATCGTCCCCGACGACCGCCAGGCCATCGCCGACGGCGTGCGCGAATTGCTGGATGCCGGCATCGACCTGCTGCTGACCACCGCCGGCCTTTCCGTGGATCCGGACGACGTCACCCGCCAGGGCCTCGTGGACGCCGGCCTGACCGACGCCCTCTACGGCGCGCCCGTGGTGCCCGGCAACATGGTGGTCATTGGCCGCATCGGGTCGGTGCAGGTCATGGGCGTGCCAGCCTGCGCCCTGCATGCCAAGACCACGGCCGTGGATCTGCTGCTGCCCCGGCTGCTGGCCGGGCTGGTGCCCACCCGGGCAGATCTGGCCCGCATGGCCGAAGGCGGCTTCTGCCTGCAGTGCCGGACCTGCACCTTCCCCAAGTGCCCCTTTGGAAAGTAG
- a CDS encoding lytic murein transglycosylase codes for MRAVWLAAMVAVMVAAQAQRVQAGQEQLTVWRPLIQRLTADGLDKAWLERQFSRPEAAFTTEPMVDKMEDLFHKKFGSALVRDVQHRLKTLGYLEGKVDGVAGPGTRLAIRRYEHVSGLPLTGKATETLLTRLRTEKRHAPPQVTVPPEPEGPTVYRSIVTPERLAEAVVFYKTNLPLLRRIEAEYGVPPPVTTGLLTVETRVGLFLGETPAFRTLASMALCEDVSLILPAFKRDNPQGPALVWLRAKTQEKALWAYRELKALIAYARNARMDPLSLPGSIYGAIGIAQFMPSSALKFGVDGNRDGVVDLFTLEDALHSMGNFLKGHGWRGTAQDRALLRRVLYRYNPSVVYVNTILHVADHVQAQVPQ; via the coding sequence ATGCGGGCAGTATGGCTTGCCGCGATGGTGGCCGTGATGGTGGCGGCGCAGGCGCAGAGGGTCCAGGCCGGGCAGGAGCAGTTGACGGTCTGGCGGCCGCTCATCCAGCGGCTGACCGCGGACGGGCTGGACAAGGCCTGGCTGGAGCGGCAGTTCAGCCGCCCCGAGGCCGCCTTCACCACCGAGCCCATGGTGGACAAGATGGAGGATCTGTTCCACAAAAAATTCGGTTCCGCCCTGGTGCGCGACGTGCAGCACCGGCTGAAAACCTTGGGGTACCTGGAGGGCAAGGTCGATGGCGTCGCCGGGCCAGGCACACGGCTGGCCATCCGGCGCTACGAGCACGTGAGCGGCCTGCCCCTCACGGGCAAGGCCACCGAGACGTTGCTGACGCGCCTGCGCACGGAAAAACGCCATGCGCCGCCCCAGGTGACCGTGCCGCCGGAGCCGGAAGGTCCGACGGTGTATCGTTCCATCGTCACCCCCGAGCGCCTGGCCGAGGCGGTGGTGTTCTACAAGACCAACCTGCCACTGCTGCGGCGCATCGAGGCTGAATACGGCGTGCCTCCCCCTGTGACGACCGGCCTGCTCACCGTGGAGACGCGCGTGGGGCTGTTCCTGGGCGAGACGCCGGCCTTCCGCACCCTGGCCAGCATGGCCTTGTGCGAGGATGTGTCCCTGATCCTCCCCGCGTTCAAGCGCGACAACCCCCAGGGGCCGGCCCTGGTCTGGCTGCGGGCCAAGACGCAGGAAAAGGCGCTGTGGGCCTATCGCGAACTCAAGGCGCTCATCGCCTATGCCCGCAATGCCCGCATGGATCCCCTGTCCCTCCCTGGTTCCATATACGGAGCCATCGGCATTGCCCAGTTCATGCCCTCCAGCGCCCTGAAGTTTGGTGTGGACGGCAACCGGGATGGCGTGGTGGATCTCTTTACCCTGGAAGACGCCCTGCACTCCATGGGGAACTTCCTCAAAGGGCATGGCTGGCGCGGCACGGCCCAGGACCGCGCCCTGCTGCGTCGCGTGCTGTATCGGTACAACCCCAGCGTGGTCTATGTGAACACCATCCTGCACGTGGCAGACCATGTGCAGGCCCAGGTCCCTCAATAA